GCTGGAAATGTCATGATCCGCATAGCTACAAAGCCTTTATGAGGAATGCCGAAGACCTGGAAAAAGCGATCCTGTACGACAACAACATGTGCCTGCGCTGCCATGCTGATTTTGACCGTTTTACCCTGCTCACCGACAGGGAAGAGATCGTAGTGGTGGAGAGCCACGACTGGTTGCCCAACCAGGCTGCGCATTTCAAGGCTGTCAGATGTATTGAGTGCCATACGGAAATCAATGATTCTATCCTGATAGCACACAAAATCCTCCCTAAAGAACGAGCGGTTCAAGGCTGTACGGAATGCCATACCAGAGACTCCAGGCTCATGCATACGCTCTATAAGTTCCAGACCGAGGAAGCAAGAAAGGGTGGATTTGCGAATAGTATCATGATCAATAACTCCTATGTGATTGGTGCCAATCAAAATATATGGCTGAACCGGCTCAGTTTTCTTGTGTTCGGATTCACTTTGCTGGTGATCGCGTTTCATACCTACATGCGTATAAAAAAACAGAAAAAAAGCTGAAATGGCAACAAAAAGATTATATCTCTACCCCGTCTGGATCCGCCTGTGGCATGTCATCAATGCCCTGATGTTCATATTATTAATAGTAACCGGAATCAGCCTGCATTATGCATCCGCCGAAAGCAGCCTGATCCCTTTCAGGGTATCGGTGGGAATCCA
The genomic region above belongs to Bacteroidales bacterium and contains:
- a CDS encoding cytochrome c3 family protein; the protein is MTTPTRLISLLLLAAASTLLAQPDDTLKLKASYYEVNDYVDDNEACLRCHGEMKYMIEDPNTGRSTHERMYSERAIDRDDFYSSVHRTFACNDCHSYDFNTFPHPVETRVEEQFLCMDCHGYDETFAKYHFEDIEIEFQESIHNIDEFTCWKCHDPHSYKAFMRNAEDLEKAILYDNNMCLRCHADFDRFTLLTDREEIVVVESHDWLPNQAAHFKAVRCIECHTEINDSILIAHKILPKERAVQGCTECHTRDSRLMHTLYKFQTEEARKGGFANSIMINNSYVIGANQNIWLNRLSFLVFGFTLLVIAFHTYMRIKKQKKS